One window from the genome of Mugil cephalus isolate CIBA_MC_2020 chromosome 23, CIBA_Mcephalus_1.1, whole genome shotgun sequence encodes:
- the txndc16 gene encoding thioredoxin domain-containing protein 16 → MWTRVAVLLLWVGCGGCTEKANTSGLIQYTAADFYEKLHSGKMMFLYFEHQGSPTISLFLVELEKSADALQDYGVLVGKVNCNKEVVRTYCVDERVMHTAFLFRGGKEFLSFDLDTVFDVNSIVSEVLFAILRDEVKYVHTDADLLAMEKAARGKKDIVLGYVSSLGTQDHRSMMETAYVYGSRYQFILITGGPVLKHLGVNESSHSSQVWFLHCRVPSGSLNPVASERCPLTRMRNPVSTLSLHSFLQLMEAPLVSEVYDDPSSVLPPQFPYQQTPQVFLFSRPETKHLDLETATALAWRLRGLALLLLVHRQSPAVKTPDEYNAAYRLPGKSPEVKYLILHSLDEVLDLFTSQEKEDEEDEDEGLQDEEEEDFDFGALDDEVAASVFESRGNVLDMDSVAQLTSDNFHATVAQSSLTVALFYLRWDAVSTAFLSSFIEVAERLEDSDIDDVQMSAVDCGEWTDLCAAQTGASVPFQAITAFPTVLLLRPQEPAQLYGGMLGSVALHRFIMMSRLASPVLLSTNEEATSFLQEAPHAELAGYRPDRVLGLFRTHVQTGLLVFTEAAQLLRGEVLTGLLTDGPAQEWAAGRAVDLPAVLVFPSWKTHTHPLVLPASSSSAEELLAHIDAALLHPMPELTVENLPSFLSLGKALLLLFVGEEEDEIGRRQNQALVEEMRGVVESRMERYLACWIHLGRTPAGMSVLGSYLGSMPPLPALVLTHLPSGDEIYQYPPNSPIVASSVVHWLKRVEDGSESPAGMLGEDSWPPAADFYDFLTVMDTQESTRQQTHEEEEEEEEGEEEERLPELMLDAEAEPEMQFPCSPPAEV, encoded by the exons ATGTGGACGCGCGTTGCCGTCCTCCTGCTGTGGGTGGGCTGCGGAGGATGCACCGAGAAGGCCAACACGTCAGGCCTCATCCAATACACGGCGGCGGACTTCTACGAGAAACTGCATTCCGGGAAGatgatgtttttgtattttgagcATCAAG GTTCTCCAACCATCTCTCTGTtcctggtggagctggagaagtCCGCAGACGCTCTGCAGGATTACGGAGTACTGGTTGGCAAG GTCAACTGTAACAAAGAGGTGGTTCGCACTTACTGCGTAGATGAAAGGGTGATGCACACAGCTTTTTTGTTCAG AGGCGGTAAGGAGTTCTTGAGCTTCGATTTGGACACCGTCTTCGACGTCAACTCCATCGTCTCTGAAGTCCTGTT tgccaTTCTGCGCGATGAGGTCAAGTACGTCCACACGGACGCTGACCTCCTGGCGATGGAGAAGGCGGCCAGAGGGAAGAAGGACATCGTGCTGGGTTACGTCAGCAGCCTGGGGACTCAAG aCCACAGATCAATGATGGAGACGGCGTACGTGTATGGATCCAGGTACCAGTTCATCCTCATAACAGGAGGACCTGTGCTGAAGCACTTAGG CGTCAACGAATCGTCCCACTCGTCTCAAGTGTGGTTCCTCCACTGTAGAGTTCCCAGCGGGTCCCTGAACCCCGTGGCCTCGGAGCGCTGCCCTTTGACCCGCATGAGGAACCCTGTGTCCACCCTGAGCCTCCactccttcctgcagctcaTGGAGGCGCCACTCGTG TCTGAAGTGTATGATGACCCCTCCTCAGTGCTGCCCCCACAGTTCCCCTACCAGCAGACCCCCCAGGTCTTCCTCTTCTCTCGCCCTGAAACCAAACACCTGGACCTGGAAACGGCCACCGCTCTGGCCTGGAGGCTGCGTGGCCTCGCGCTGCTGCTCCTCGTGCACAG GCAAAGTCCCGCGGTGAAAACCCCCGATGAATACAATGCTGCCTACAGGCTTCCTGGGAAG AGTCCTGAGGTGAAGTACCTGATCTTGCACAGCCTCGACGAAGTCTTGGATCTTTTCACAAGTCAAgagaaagaggatgaggaggatgaggatgaagggttgcaggatgaagaggaagaagattttGATTTTG gcgCACTGGACGACGAAGTTGCAGCATCGGTCTTTGAAAGCCGTGGCAACGTGCTGGACATGGACTCAGTCGCCCAGCTAACCTCTGACAACTTCCACGCCACAGTAGCGCAAAGCAGCCTGACGGTGGCGCTCTTCTACCTCAGAT GGGATGCTGTTTCAACGGCTTTTCTCAGCTCCTTCATTGAAGTTGCAGAGAGACTTGAAg ATTCGGACATCGATGACGTTCAGATGAGCGCGGTCGACTGCGGAGAGTGGACCGACCTCTGTGCCGCTCAGACCGGCGCCTCCGTCCCCTTCCAGGCGATCACGGCCTTCCCCACCGTCCTGCTTCTCCGGCCCCAGGAGCCGGCCCAGCTCTACGGGGGGATGCTGGGTAGTGTGGCGTTACACCGCTTCATCATGAT GAGCCGCTTAGCTTCTCCCGTGCTGCTGTCCACCAACGAGGAGGCGACGTCGTTCCTCCAGGAGGCGCCTCACGCCGAGCTTGCGGGCTACAGGCCTGACCGAGTACTCGGACTGTTTAGGACGCACGTGCAAACAG GTTTGCTCGTATTTACTGAAGCTGCCCAGTTACTGAGAGGGGAAGTGCTGACAGGACTGCTGACAGACGGGCCGGCACAGGAATG GGCTGCAGGTCGAGCTGTGGACCTTCCAGCTGTCCTGGTGTTTCCATCTTGGaagacacacactcacccacTTGTACTGCctgcgtcctcctcctctgctgaaGAGCTGCTGGCACACATCGACGCCGCTCTGCTTCACCCTATG CCCGAGCTGACGGTGGAGAACCTGCCGTCCTTCCTCTCGCTGGGCAAggccctcctccttctcttcgtgggagaagaggaggacgagatCGGGCGGAGGCAGAACCAGGcgctggtggaggagatgagggGAGTGGTGGAGTCGAGGATGGAGCGCTACCTGGCCTGCTGGATCCACCT CGGCCGCACTCCGGCCGGTATGTCCGTCCTGGGCTCGTACTTGGGCTCTATGCCCCCTCTTCCTGCCCTGGTCCTCACGCATTTGCCCTCTGGAGATGAAATCTATCAGTATCCCCCCAACAGCCCCATAGTGGCCTCTTCTGTCGTGCATTGGCTGAAAAGAGTCGAGGACGGATCGGAGTCGCCGGCAG GGATGCTGGGCGAGGACAGCTGGCCTCCTGCTGCCGACTTCTACGACTTCCTGACAGTCATGGATACGCAGGAATCCACTCGGCAGCAAActcatgaagaagaagaggaggaggaggagggagaagaagag
- the LOC125000799 gene encoding lysosomal acid phosphatase-like: MVSSAVLFVFTLSSVCGLAVAERKLAYVTVLFRHGDRSPIKAYPTDPYRESDWPQGFEQLSQEGMRQHLDLGKFLRSRYKGFLNDSYIRHEVLVRSTDYDRTLMSAEANLAGLYPPSGRQIFTLDLKWQPIPVHTVPPNEERLLSYPLKDCPRYTQLMNETRHTEEFANVTAAYKDFLELVRNKTGLNKTDVESVWSVYDTLFCESRHNKTAPEWVTPDVMGKLQFLNAFAFQVIFGLYKQQEKSRLQGGILLGEIVKNLTKMAAPDPKQQLKLMMLSAHDTTVVALQASLNVFNGLQPPYAACHIIELYREDNGSASVSMFYRNDSAKDPYPLQLPGCALDCPLEDFVRITKPSISDDRDKECQLHLKGFMKVLIITVSVVICLLILIACVCCFRKCCCRKLNQEGGD, translated from the exons atggTGTCCTCTGCGGTGCTTTTTGTGTTTACGCTGTCCTCCGTGTGTGGACTCGCTGTGGCAGAAAGAAAACTTGCATACGTGACTGTG CTGTTTCGACATGGAGACAGATCGCCAATCAAAGCCTATCCTACTGACCCCTACAGAGAGAGCGACTGGCCTCAAGGCTTCGAACAGCTGTCGCAG gagggGATGAGGCAGCACTTGGACCTGGGCAAGTTTCTGAGGAGTCGTTACAAAGGCTTCCTCAATGATTCCTACATCCGGCACGAG GTCTTAGTGCGTAGCACAGACTACGATCGCACCCTGATGAGTGCCGAGGCCAACCTTGCAG GTCTCTACCCCCCTAGTGGTCGGCAGATCTTCACACTCGACCTGAAGTGGCAGCCGATACCTGTGCACACCGTGCCACCAAACGAAGAGAGG CTTCTCTCATATCCTTTGAAAGACTGTCCTCGTTACacacagctgatgaatgaaacCAGACACACGGAGGAATTTGCTAATGTCACTGCAGCATACAAG gACTTCCTAGAGCTGGTGAGGAATAAAACAGGACTGAATAAGACAGACGTGGAGTCAGTCTGGAGCGTGTATGACACACTCTTCTGTGAG TCCCGTCACAACAAGACAGCTCCCGAGTGGGTGACTCCTGACGTTATGGGGAAGCTTCAGTTTCTCAATGCCTTTGCCTTTCAG GTCATATTCGGACTCTACAAACAGCAGGAGAAGAGCCGGCTGCAGGGAG gtATCCTCTTAGGGGAAATAGTGAAGAAtcttaccaagatggccgccccagACCCGAAGCAGCAACTCAAACTGATGATGCTCTCAGCG CATGACACTACTGTAGTTGCTCTTCAGGCCAGCTTAAACGTGTTCAATGGACTTCAGCCTCCATACGCCGCCTGCCACATCATCGAGCTGTACAGGGAGGACAACGG CTCTGCTTCGGTGTCCATGTTTTACCGGAACGACAGCGCCAAGGACCCGTACCCTCTCCAGCTACCAGGCTGCGCCCTCGACTGCCCCCTGGAGGACTTTGTGAGAATAACCAAGCCCTCCATCTCAGACGACAGGGACAAAGAGTgtcagctgcatttaaaaggCTTTATGAAAG TGCTCATCATCACTGTGTCCGTGGTCATCTGTCTGCTCATCCTCATCGCCTGTGTCTGTTGCTTCAGAAAGTGTTGTTGCCGCAAACTCAACCAGGAAGGTGGAGATTGA
- the gpr137c gene encoding integral membrane protein GPR137C has translation MFSAAEEVNSRLFTSLKESHGAAISPTLELSLTTIYTALYSFLFVFVYLQLWLILHYGHKRFSYQSVFLFLCLLWAALRTTLFSFYFRNVVQANQLQPLAYWLLYCCPVCLQFFTLCLLNLYFTQVMFKAKAKYSPELTKYKVPLRLLFLCLSIFFLVVNLTCALLVQGALERSESPSDGGIRHAVLARVLINDSLFVLCAISLAVCIFKIAKMSSANVYLESKGTSVCQATAIGAVVILLYTSRACYNLVVVAMSPQDRPSPFNYGWYSVSDQADVQEISGEAYIIFGIILFFWELLPTSLVVVFFRVQRPNQNLAPGGMINSHSFSSRAYFFDNPRRYDSDDDLSRNINARNDRASLLSTTPQPGMSTWYGSIQRNGNLAAGVATAAQQPPASTAPLLFAYGNIQSLHHQHHNYYSTPQNNNYHPHHHSNYYSTPQNYYCGSQTYFCTPQN, from the exons ATGTTTTCGGCAGCGGAGGAGGTCAATTCCCGTTTGTTTACCTCGCTGAAGGAGTCCCACGGAGCTGCAATCTCCCCAACACTGGAGCTCAGCCTCACCACCATCTACACCGCCCTCTActctttcctgtttgttttcgtGTACCTGCAGCTCTGGCTCATTTTGCACTACGGACACAAGCGCTTCAGCTACCAGAGCGTGTTCTTGTTCCTGTGCTTGCTGTGGGCAGCGCTGCGGACGACCCTCTTCTCTTTCTACTTCAGAAATGTGGTGCAGGCCAAccagctgcagcctctggcCTACTGGCTGCTCTACTGCTGCCCCGTCTGCCTGCAGTTCTTCACACTCTGCCTGCTCAACCTCTACTTCACACAG GTGATGTTCAAGGCTAAAGCCAAATATTCACCAGAGCTCACCAAATACAA GGTTCCTCTGCGACTGCTCTTCCTGTGTCTCAGTATATTTTTCCTGGTGGTTAATTTGACGTGTGCGCTGTTAGTGCAAGGAGCTCTGGAGCGCTCTGAATCGCCAAG TGATGGTGGCATCAGACATGCAGTCCTCGCCCGGGTCCTGATCAACGACAGTCTGTTCGTCCTGTGTGCCATATCTCTGGCCGTGTGCATCTTCAAAATTGCCAAGATGTCGTCTGCTAACGTTTATCTCGAGTCCAAG GGTACGTCAGTGTGCCAAGCGACGGCCATAGGAGCGGTAGTGATTCTGCTCTACACATCCAGAGCCTGTTACAACCTGGTAGTGGTGGCCATGTCTCCACAGGACAGACCCAGTCCCTTCAACTACGGCTGGTACAGCGTCTCCGATCAG GCTGATGTACAGGAGATTAGCGGTGAAGCCTACATCATTTTCGGGATCATTCTTTTCTTCTGGGAGCTGCTGCCTACCAGCTTAGTGGTGGTTTTCTTCAGAGTTCAGAGACCCAACCAAAACCTG gcTCCGGGAGGCATGATCAACAGCCACAGTTTCAGCTCCAGGGCTTATTTCTTTGACAACCCCCGGCGGTACGACAGCGACGACGATCTGTCCAGAAACATCAACGCTAGGAATGATCGAGCCAG TCTCCTCTCCACCACGCCCCAGCCGGGCATGTCCACCTGGTACGGCTCCATCCAACGCAACGGCAATCTGGCGGCGGGAGTGGCGACTGCCGCCCAGCAGCCGCCGGCCTCCACGGCGCCGCTCCTCTTCGCCTACGGAAACATCCAGAGTCTCCACCACCAGCATCACAACTACTACTCCACCCCGCAGAACAACAACTACCACCCACACCATCACAGCAACTACTATTCCACGCCGCAGAATTACTACTGCGGGTCGCAGACGTATTTCTGCACGCCGCAGAATTAA